The window GGGAGCCAGCAGAGAATGAAGGCCCCCAGAATGAGCCCCAAAATCCGAGCAGCTTTCCTCTCTCGCAGGGTGCAGATGTGGTTCCTCTCGTCGGCCCCGTCGAGGTCCGTCTCGAAGGCCGGTATGCGGATGGCGACCTTGAATCGGTCAAACTCCATAGTGGGGTCTGAGGTGGAAAGGTCGGACACGCAGAACGTGTGCACTACGCGGCAGTGATTCAGTGAGTGTTGGCTGTCCGTGCTGCGGCCGCTGAGGTGCCGAGAAGACCCCCGCTTCTGGTAGAGCGTCCTAGCCGCACTGTAGATCCTGTAATACAGGATGAGGATCAGAGTCATGGGGATGTAGAAGGCTCCGAGGGTGGAGTAGATGGTGTAGCCCACATGGTCGTGCTCAATGATGCACTGGCTGGCCACCGTGGATTTGTGGCGGTGCCTCCAAAAAAGAGGGGGCAGTGAGATGAAGATAGCGATGACCCACACCACAGCCACCATCACCGCAGCCCGCCGGGCGGTCCTCTTGCGGGTGTACTCGATGGCCTTGGTGATGGCCCAGAAGCGGTCCAGTGCAATGACACACAAGTGTAAGAtggaggaggtgcagcaggtCATGTCCACGCTCAGCCACACTTCGCACACTGCCTGCC of the Clupea harengus unplaced genomic scaffold, Ch_v2.0.2, whole genome shotgun sequence genome contains:
- the LOC122130292 gene encoding 5-hydroxytryptamine receptor 1E, with amino-acid sequence MEMERYLWESSEVPPNITNCTDGPPGAVFHVPTVTERIVVVVLLGVLTLLTALVNMAVIAAICTTKKLHLPANYLICSLAVTDFLVAILVMPISAVYITLQTWSLGQAVCEVWLSVDMTCCTSSILHLCVIALDRFWAITKAIEYTRKRTARRAAVMVAVVWVIAIFISLPPLFWRHRHKSTVASQCIIEHDHVGYTIYSTLGAFYIPMTLILILYYRIYSAARTLYQKRGSSRHLSGRSTDSQHSLNHCRVVHTFCVSDLSTSDPTMEFDRFKVAIRIPAFETDLDGADERNHICTLRERKAARILGLILGAFILCWLPFFVKEVLVGLQLINPSPQVSDFLTWLGYINSLINPLLYTSFNEDFKLAFKKLIRRKGHT